The following coding sequences lie in one Alicyclobacillus curvatus genomic window:
- a CDS encoding mannose/fructose/sorbose family PTS transporter subunit IIC has protein sequence MAVWQIIAVILIAGLAGIESVLDEWQWHRPLLASTLIGLVLGHLATGLAVGATLELIALGWMNIGAAQSPDTALASVIAALLAIRGGNDVNQAIAIAIPLAVAGNLLTVLVRTITVYFQHLGDRLSKQSGRHYLGQLNFLALSLQALRVAVPAAVFTIFVSPNMIMSMFHFLPKFLTDGFTAASGFIVVVGYAMVIRSLEVGKLMPYFFLGFLVADFSKITLVGTGLLAIAFAALHVRVWANRGDLGVQMGTADGNGAELSAATDTGTQGTTRRLPRRVMWRTFWRSQFLQASWNYERMQGLGYGYILEPTIDYLSGSHSDLGAARKLRHIEFFNTQPYFANLVTGINMALEERLAEGDEKYDRLVTSIKLGMMGPLAGVGDSIFWGTLRPLLASIGATIALGGNIMGPIFFFVAWNILRLGVRYGLLEYGYRLGTRIVGVIATGVLRQATEAATIVGLIVMGALVANWANIRFAVSWRVHGQTMTLNHLIDTLLPKLPELLLVFIVLWLLRRGWSSVWVILALFFFAIFGVWIHLLSPT, from the coding sequence ATGGCGGTCTGGCAAATCATCGCGGTTATCCTCATTGCAGGTCTTGCAGGGATTGAAAGCGTGTTGGACGAGTGGCAATGGCACCGACCACTGCTCGCATCGACGCTCATTGGACTCGTTCTCGGCCACCTTGCGACGGGGCTGGCGGTTGGGGCGACATTGGAATTAATTGCACTCGGGTGGATGAACATTGGCGCCGCGCAGTCTCCAGATACGGCTTTGGCGAGCGTCATTGCGGCGCTGCTCGCTATTCGCGGCGGCAATGATGTGAATCAAGCCATCGCAATTGCGATTCCGCTTGCCGTGGCCGGGAACTTGCTCACGGTCCTGGTGCGGACCATTACGGTTTACTTTCAACACCTGGGCGATAGATTGAGCAAGCAGAGTGGTCGCCATTATCTGGGGCAATTGAATTTCCTGGCGTTGTCTTTACAGGCTTTGCGGGTGGCAGTGCCGGCCGCCGTGTTCACCATTTTCGTCAGCCCAAACATGATTATGAGCATGTTTCATTTTCTGCCGAAGTTTCTCACAGATGGCTTTACTGCTGCAAGCGGGTTCATCGTCGTCGTCGGCTATGCGATGGTCATTCGTTCATTAGAAGTCGGCAAACTGATGCCATATTTTTTTCTGGGCTTTCTGGTCGCAGATTTTTCAAAGATTACGCTTGTTGGGACAGGCCTCTTGGCCATTGCCTTTGCGGCCTTGCATGTGCGGGTCTGGGCAAATCGAGGAGACCTTGGTGTTCAAATGGGCACCGCAGACGGCAATGGAGCGGAACTGAGCGCTGCCACGGATACTGGTACCCAGGGCACGACGAGGCGTTTACCGAGGCGCGTCATGTGGCGAACATTTTGGCGCAGTCAGTTTCTTCAGGCTTCATGGAACTACGAACGCATGCAGGGTCTCGGATATGGGTATATCCTTGAGCCGACCATTGACTACCTGTCTGGCTCGCATTCGGACTTGGGTGCTGCCCGAAAACTGCGTCACATCGAATTTTTTAATACACAGCCTTACTTCGCCAATCTCGTGACTGGCATCAACATGGCACTCGAAGAGCGACTGGCGGAAGGAGACGAAAAGTACGATAGACTCGTTACTTCGATTAAGCTTGGAATGATGGGACCACTGGCTGGGGTGGGAGACTCAATTTTTTGGGGGACCCTGCGACCGCTTCTCGCTTCTATTGGTGCCACGATTGCTCTCGGTGGAAACATCATGGGCCCCATTTTCTTTTTTGTCGCTTGGAATATCCTCCGCCTCGGTGTTCGATACGGGTTACTTGAGTACGGATATCGCTTGGGAACGAGAATCGTCGGTGTCATTGCGACAGGGGTGCTCCGGCAGGCGACAGAGGCCGCCACGATTGTCGGACTGATTGTCATGGGAGCGCTGGTCGCGAATTGGGCAAACATTCGCTTTGCTGTATCATGGCGCGTTCATGGCCAAACGATGACTTTGAATCATCTCATTGACACCTTGTTGCCGAAACTCCCCGAGTTATTACTCGTGTTTATCGTTCTATGGCTGTTGCGCCGCGGCTGGAGCAGTGTCTGGGTCATTCTCGCTTTGTTCTTTTTCGCCATCTTCGGTGTGTGGATCCACCTGCTGTCCCCAACGTAA
- a CDS encoding ABC transporter permease, with the protein MASGDLGLIPVILALFVIWIVFESINTHFLSGRNISNLILQIVEIGMLGIGETFILLLGEIDLSIAAVSGVAAAILVLLSSAGVNPILAILISILGGALIGLFQGLWVTVVGVPAFIVTLAGSLAYQGVLLAMLGQTGTVPIMNHTLLAIATTYISGWGSWLVAAIGLVIYLWAAFLNRSARQKFGLHAPSMGAVGLRGLGLAVVSALVVYALNSYHGLPFAGVVLLIFVLVFAFITQSTRFGRHVYALGGNGEAARRAGINIKGIRIAVFTMAGAFGAIGGIVGASRLGSASPASGTGNLLLDSIAAAVIGGTSLFGGRGSVWNAFAGALVIGSVENGMDLLSAPSSTKYLVEGGILLIAVTIDTLTRRRRNKLGR; encoded by the coding sequence ATGGCTTCAGGTGACCTCGGCCTCATCCCGGTCATCCTGGCGTTGTTTGTCATTTGGATTGTGTTTGAGTCCATTAATACTCATTTCCTGTCTGGGCGTAACATATCCAACCTTATCTTGCAGATTGTCGAAATTGGGATGCTCGGCATCGGTGAGACATTCATCTTGTTGCTCGGCGAGATTGACCTCTCGATTGCTGCGGTAAGTGGTGTTGCCGCGGCGATTTTGGTGTTGCTGTCGAGTGCAGGGGTGAATCCGATTCTCGCCATCCTGATATCAATTCTTGGGGGAGCCCTGATTGGACTCTTTCAAGGCCTGTGGGTGACCGTCGTCGGTGTGCCGGCGTTTATTGTGACGCTCGCCGGATCGCTCGCCTATCAGGGTGTGTTACTTGCAATGCTTGGTCAGACAGGCACTGTGCCAATCATGAACCATACACTTCTCGCGATTGCGACGACCTATATTTCCGGGTGGGGCAGTTGGCTTGTGGCGGCGATTGGACTCGTGATTTACCTGTGGGCCGCGTTTCTGAATCGCTCCGCCCGTCAAAAGTTTGGGCTGCACGCCCCGTCGATGGGAGCCGTAGGACTGCGGGGGCTCGGTCTTGCAGTTGTTTCTGCGCTTGTTGTGTACGCTCTCAATTCGTACCATGGGTTGCCGTTTGCTGGTGTTGTCCTGCTCATCTTCGTCCTTGTGTTCGCGTTCATCACGCAGTCAACACGGTTCGGCCGCCACGTCTACGCACTCGGTGGTAATGGAGAGGCTGCCAGGCGAGCTGGCATCAACATCAAGGGAATTCGCATCGCTGTATTCACCATGGCCGGCGCTTTTGGTGCGATTGGCGGGATTGTCGGAGCGTCGCGACTGGGGTCTGCATCCCCAGCATCTGGAACAGGCAATTTGTTACTCGATTCTATCGCTGCAGCGGTCATCGGCGGTACCAGCTTATTTGGTGGCCGAGGCAGTGTCTGGAATGCCTTCGCTGGAGCACTTGTCATTGGCAGCGTAGAGAACGGCATGGATCTCTTGAGCGCACCTTCAAGCACCAAGTATCTGGTTGAAGGTGGAATCTTACTCATCGCTGTCACGATTGACACGTTGACGCGGCGGCGTAGAAACAAACTTGGACGCTGA
- a CDS encoding sigma 54-interacting transcriptional regulator has protein sequence MTRKEKVLAALRSLMETRDGAKQNHLFEGFTTAEIADKAGVLRTNCSAALNELVRDGLIEKTHGRPALYRVSGGIGALVSPSWKSLSERSGLSELPERQVAMGTGQGAQSAGDTLQFARGRGTDFDWGVATERSLHDAVQQAKIALTYPPHGMHVLLLGETGVGKSTFSRRMHEYAVRYGVLSSSAPFIAFNCSEYANNQEILLDQLFGHVRGAYTGAHSDKMGLVEQASGGMLFLDEVHRLPPQGQEMLFHLLDFGLFRRLGETGVERRSRVLLVAATTESPESALLSTFRRRIPVVIRLPALREWALHDRYELVFSICKQEAVLLEMPIRISAAALDTLLFSRFSANIGDLKNTIKMACARAYNKGVAGVVDVLPEHVVIPVSDARGEVLLRSLTQSADLIVTPNSDGPPSLPMLEEGSMFAKVDRLGQSLYELGFDTEEILESLERQLQKQSRREAENPSSVADLRHFVGEPLFSSMARAWKEIEHGLAERDRETAFLRVAVHLYGVIRSARTAGETNESSLVDIVLRVRADLPDVYNLSGKLLNALQRYTGVTLPDYETAIVAMLLRPQEEEEKKRIGLVTALFGDAIARHMVDTASLLTGSRDAIAIDIPIQTSSEAMDTRLSEAVARADGGKGVIILTDVPRFADGGGWQPPPGMQVARVLRPDLRTVVSAMQAIEQNKLDTLQMAGWLRARNQDLRMLTGSRKRIVWGICLTGKGTARAVERLIRDALPHALAQVVEVIPKELGHSEAPLIPDEGLVAAVGSVDPGIVGVPFFSVETLLTREGIEQLLSVLYLGDVTGSQVERVSDERPIETERLNRLGRNEHVLSRSGVELRSDVPDRGDMEGSGNAPTRADIERYIADLLHRDLVFVNPDLALRVSKQVWYSIETLLASHGIEANFKRETFVRFCLHMAYVIERLLKQEDMTHPYVGRIAKRYPLEWSLMALSWQPVTDVFRIPVNEHELAYLFELVFVERELEVFD, from the coding sequence GTGACCCGAAAGGAAAAGGTCCTGGCTGCTCTCAGGTCGCTAATGGAGACCCGTGATGGAGCCAAACAGAATCATCTGTTCGAGGGATTCACAACTGCGGAGATAGCGGATAAAGCGGGTGTTCTGAGAACAAACTGCAGTGCTGCACTGAATGAACTGGTTCGGGATGGGCTCATTGAGAAGACACATGGACGTCCGGCTCTATATCGGGTGTCTGGAGGAATCGGAGCCCTTGTTTCGCCATCTTGGAAATCGCTTTCAGAACGCAGCGGATTGTCCGAATTGCCGGAACGGCAAGTCGCCATGGGGACAGGACAGGGGGCGCAGTCTGCTGGAGACACCCTGCAGTTTGCCCGTGGCCGCGGAACTGACTTTGACTGGGGCGTCGCAACGGAACGGAGCTTACATGACGCTGTCCAACAGGCGAAAATTGCGTTAACTTATCCACCGCATGGAATGCACGTGCTGCTCCTTGGGGAAACGGGTGTCGGAAAGTCGACGTTCTCGAGGCGCATGCATGAGTATGCGGTCCGCTATGGTGTGCTCTCCTCATCTGCACCCTTCATTGCATTTAACTGTTCCGAATACGCGAACAATCAGGAAATCCTGCTCGATCAACTGTTTGGCCACGTACGTGGCGCCTATACGGGGGCACACTCCGATAAAATGGGGCTCGTAGAGCAAGCGAGCGGTGGCATGCTGTTCTTGGATGAGGTCCACCGACTACCACCACAGGGTCAAGAGATGCTGTTTCACCTCTTGGACTTCGGACTGTTCCGGCGCCTTGGCGAAACCGGAGTTGAACGACGGTCCAGGGTGCTCCTTGTCGCGGCCACCACAGAGTCACCCGAATCGGCACTGCTCTCGACATTTCGCAGGCGTATCCCGGTTGTGATACGGTTACCGGCGCTTCGGGAGTGGGCACTTCATGACCGGTATGAACTGGTGTTTTCCATCTGCAAACAGGAAGCCGTACTTCTCGAGATGCCGATTCGTATTTCTGCGGCAGCACTCGATACGCTGCTGTTTTCCAGGTTTTCTGCCAATATCGGCGACCTCAAGAACACAATTAAGATGGCCTGCGCGAGAGCGTACAATAAGGGTGTGGCAGGGGTCGTCGACGTGCTGCCGGAGCATGTCGTCATTCCGGTTTCCGATGCGAGAGGCGAAGTCCTGCTCCGGAGCCTCACGCAATCAGCGGATCTGATTGTCACCCCAAATAGTGACGGTCCACCCTCTTTACCGATGCTTGAAGAAGGATCCATGTTCGCAAAGGTAGACCGCTTGGGGCAGTCGCTTTACGAACTTGGGTTTGATACTGAAGAAATCCTCGAGTCTTTGGAGCGGCAGCTGCAGAAGCAGAGTCGGCGAGAGGCAGAGAACCCGTCGTCAGTTGCGGACTTGCGCCACTTTGTCGGCGAACCCCTGTTTTCATCGATGGCTCGCGCTTGGAAAGAAATCGAACACGGATTGGCTGAACGTGATAGAGAAACCGCGTTTCTGCGGGTTGCCGTACATTTGTACGGTGTGATTCGGTCTGCTCGCACGGCGGGTGAGACAAATGAAAGCAGTCTCGTCGATATCGTTTTGCGTGTTCGCGCTGATTTGCCAGATGTCTACAATCTGTCGGGGAAACTCTTAAACGCATTACAGAGATATACAGGTGTCACCTTACCAGATTACGAGACGGCCATCGTTGCGATGCTGTTGCGCCCGCAGGAAGAGGAAGAGAAGAAGCGAATCGGTTTGGTGACAGCTCTGTTTGGGGACGCGATTGCGAGACATATGGTGGACACAGCGTCACTCCTAACCGGAAGTCGCGATGCGATTGCAATTGATATTCCCATTCAAACGTCCAGCGAGGCCATGGACACACGGTTATCGGAAGCAGTTGCCCGTGCCGATGGCGGGAAGGGTGTTATCATCCTGACGGACGTTCCCCGCTTTGCTGATGGCGGGGGATGGCAGCCGCCACCAGGGATGCAAGTCGCACGTGTCCTCCGACCAGACCTTCGGACCGTTGTCAGTGCGATGCAGGCCATCGAGCAAAACAAGTTGGACACTTTGCAAATGGCGGGTTGGTTACGCGCGAGAAATCAAGACCTACGCATGTTGACGGGCAGCCGCAAACGCATTGTATGGGGAATTTGTCTGACTGGCAAAGGCACTGCGCGTGCGGTGGAGCGTCTCATTCGCGACGCGTTGCCTCACGCGTTGGCGCAAGTCGTTGAGGTCATACCGAAGGAACTTGGCCACTCGGAAGCACCACTGATTCCGGATGAAGGGCTGGTTGCGGCGGTGGGCTCCGTGGACCCTGGCATTGTTGGGGTGCCGTTCTTTTCTGTGGAGACATTGCTCACGAGGGAAGGAATCGAACAACTGCTCAGCGTGCTCTATCTCGGGGATGTCACAGGCTCCCAGGTTGAGAGGGTAAGTGACGAAAGACCCATTGAGACAGAGCGATTGAACCGGCTTGGAAGGAACGAGCACGTGTTGAGCCGCAGTGGAGTAGAGCTTCGGAGTGACGTGCCAGACCGGGGTGATATGGAGGGGAGCGGCAACGCGCCAACCCGGGCTGACATAGAGCGGTATATTGCAGACTTGCTGCATCGCGATCTCGTTTTTGTCAATCCAGATTTGGCACTCCGGGTATCTAAACAGGTCTGGTATAGTATTGAGACATTGCTTGCATCACACGGCATTGAAGCAAATTTTAAACGTGAGACGTTTGTTCGATTTTGCCTGCACATGGCCTACGTGATAGAGCGGCTGTTAAAGCAAGAAGACATGACGCATCCGTACGTAGGGCGCATCGCAAAACGCTACCCTCTGGAGTGGTCGCTGATGGCCCTGTCCTGGCAGCCGGTGACGGATGTCTTTCGAATCCCGGTAAATGAACACGAGCTCGCGTACTTGTTTGAACTCGTTTTTGTTGAACGTGAACTTGAGGTGTTTGACTAG
- a CDS encoding phosphodiester glycosidase family protein: MHGYLLRPLSMYTLSESQIRKDTPNLINVTKASSSKQVAANYSNIKSTQIQLETYKAPMFTADIMLIRDPRRVQIAVTKYNGNVGQTVSDMVTENHAIAGINAGAFRDTGWQGTGGLPQGITIVNGKVITGLPSGNEPVIALTAKGALVVGPYTLTQLKQMNAVQAVTFGPVLVQDGKDMVQGNGGWGYAPRTAIGQTADGTIILAVTDGRYIHGANNMGASIQDMAQLMLHYGAVVAANLDGGSSTTMFYNGKLVNQPSDVLGEREVATSVIVK, encoded by the coding sequence ATGCACGGTTACCTGCTGCGTCCATTGTCGATGTACACGCTGTCTGAATCTCAAATCCGTAAGGATACTCCAAACCTCATCAATGTGACAAAAGCATCAAGTAGTAAGCAAGTTGCTGCCAATTACAGCAACATTAAATCCACTCAAATCCAACTTGAGACTTACAAGGCTCCGATGTTTACTGCAGACATCATGCTCATTCGCGACCCGAGACGCGTTCAGATAGCCGTCACGAAGTACAACGGCAACGTCGGGCAAACGGTATCAGACATGGTCACGGAGAACCACGCCATTGCCGGTATTAATGCTGGTGCATTTCGTGACACAGGTTGGCAAGGAACAGGCGGACTGCCACAAGGCATTACGATTGTTAACGGCAAAGTGATAACCGGTCTGCCGTCAGGAAACGAGCCTGTCATTGCTCTGACTGCAAAAGGCGCTTTGGTTGTCGGTCCTTATACACTCACCCAGCTCAAACAAATGAACGCCGTGCAGGCGGTGACTTTTGGTCCTGTCCTGGTGCAAGACGGGAAAGACATGGTGCAGGGCAATGGAGGCTGGGGTTATGCGCCGCGGACGGCCATCGGGCAAACCGCGGACGGCACGATTATTCTCGCGGTCACTGACGGTCGGTACATCCATGGTGCCAATAACATGGGGGCGTCGATTCAAGACATGGCCCAATTGATGCTGCATTACGGTGCTGTAGTTGCAGCCAACCTCGACGGCGGATCGTCCACGACCATGTTTTACAATGGCAAACTCGTCAACCAACCAAGTGATGTGTTAGGCGAACGCGAAGTTGCGACCTCGGTCATCGTGAAGTGA
- a CDS encoding sugar ABC transporter ATP-binding protein, with the protein MTAQAVNTVSSENNEPLLSIRNLRKRFGAVEALRGVSLDVHRGEVVALVGDNGAGKSTTIKMIAGVETPDEGEIRFDGSAVTLSDPSVAEVLGIQTVYQDLALCDNLDIVSNLYLGRELYKTVIPGLVRVMNKPEMEKNAIPVLQKLGINLPPLTTQVASLSGGQRQTVAVARAVLWGSKMVMLDEPTAALGVAQTRAVLDLILRLAKSGVGVLVISHNLNDVFQIADRIVVLRLGRTIAQYVKSEVTYEQVVAAITGLTEEVAQG; encoded by the coding sequence ATGACGGCACAGGCCGTGAATACTGTCAGCTCGGAAAACAACGAACCACTCTTGTCCATTCGCAATTTGCGCAAACGCTTCGGGGCCGTGGAGGCCCTTCGGGGCGTATCGCTCGATGTTCATCGCGGCGAAGTCGTCGCCTTAGTCGGTGATAATGGAGCTGGGAAGTCAACGACCATCAAGATGATTGCAGGTGTAGAAACACCGGATGAGGGCGAAATCAGGTTCGATGGCAGCGCAGTCACCCTCTCAGACCCGTCGGTTGCAGAAGTTCTTGGCATCCAGACGGTCTACCAGGACCTCGCGCTTTGCGACAACCTTGACATCGTCTCCAATCTCTATTTAGGTCGCGAATTGTACAAGACAGTCATCCCTGGACTCGTTCGCGTGATGAATAAACCGGAAATGGAGAAAAACGCAATACCCGTGCTGCAGAAGCTCGGCATCAACTTACCGCCGCTGACGACTCAGGTGGCCAGTCTTTCCGGTGGTCAGCGGCAAACCGTCGCTGTGGCACGGGCTGTCCTTTGGGGCTCGAAGATGGTTATGCTCGACGAGCCCACCGCGGCTCTAGGTGTGGCACAAACGCGTGCCGTGCTAGACCTGATTCTTCGGCTCGCCAAGTCAGGCGTCGGCGTGTTGGTCATCTCACACAATTTAAACGACGTCTTTCAAATCGCCGACAGGATTGTGGTTTTGCGCCTCGGGCGCACTATCGCCCAGTACGTCAAGTCGGAAGTCACATATGAGCAGGTGGTTGCTGCGATTACCGGCTTGACGGAGGAGGTGGCGCAGGGATGA
- a CDS encoding sugar ABC transporter substrate-binding protein, translated as MKKTLATAGAAVLVALSLTACGTSASGGGNNGTTSGGTANTTNSGNTASSGGSSASGTIALLLPDTTSSARYETQDKPDFEAGVKKLDSSATVLYENAQGSATTQQQQAESAMTNGAKVLVLDPVDSKAAATIVTEAQQQGVKVISYDRMITGAPVDYYVSFDNEKVGELQGQYIADHTKKGGTIVFINGAETDNNALQFKAGAHKVLDPLIKNGTFHLGYETFTPNWDPANGLREMEQALTKLNNHVDGVLSANDGLAGSIIQALQAQGLAGKVPVTGQDATNAGLHRILQGTQSMTVYKAVPKEAEAAAQLAVDLLTGQQPPASLVNGSVNNGSKDVPAVLLQPVVVTKDNIQQTVIKDGFTTMAQINNPSS; from the coding sequence ATGAAGAAAACGCTTGCAACAGCTGGAGCAGCGGTACTGGTCGCACTGTCGTTGACAGCATGCGGAACCAGTGCGAGCGGCGGCGGAAACAACGGGACAACGAGTGGAGGAACGGCCAACACAACAAACTCGGGAAACACGGCATCTAGCGGCGGCAGTTCCGCAAGTGGAACGATTGCCTTGCTCTTGCCCGATACGACATCGTCGGCTCGCTACGAAACGCAAGATAAACCGGACTTTGAAGCGGGCGTAAAGAAACTCGACTCGAGTGCGACCGTACTCTACGAGAATGCGCAAGGCAGTGCAACAACCCAACAACAACAGGCGGAGTCAGCCATGACCAACGGGGCAAAGGTCCTCGTGCTCGATCCGGTTGACTCGAAAGCCGCCGCCACCATCGTCACAGAGGCACAGCAGCAGGGCGTGAAGGTGATTTCGTACGATCGCATGATTACAGGCGCTCCCGTTGACTACTACGTCTCTTTCGACAACGAAAAGGTTGGCGAGTTACAAGGTCAATACATTGCCGACCATACCAAAAAAGGCGGCACCATCGTCTTCATTAACGGGGCTGAAACTGATAACAACGCGCTGCAGTTTAAAGCTGGTGCGCACAAGGTTCTCGATCCGCTCATCAAAAATGGTACCTTCCACCTCGGCTATGAGACGTTCACGCCGAACTGGGACCCGGCAAACGGCCTTCGCGAGATGGAACAAGCATTAACGAAGCTGAACAACCACGTCGACGGAGTCCTCTCCGCAAACGATGGATTGGCTGGCTCTATTATTCAGGCACTTCAGGCACAGGGACTTGCAGGTAAGGTGCCAGTGACTGGGCAGGATGCCACCAACGCTGGGCTCCACCGTATTCTCCAGGGCACTCAGTCGATGACCGTGTACAAAGCGGTGCCGAAGGAAGCCGAAGCAGCTGCGCAACTGGCCGTTGACCTCCTGACCGGTCAGCAACCGCCCGCTTCGCTCGTGAACGGATCGGTGAACAACGGATCGAAGGATGTCCCTGCGGTCTTGCTGCAGCCAGTTGTCGTGACAAAGGACAACATTCAACAGACCGTCATCAAAGACGGCTTTACTACGATGGCCCAGATTAACAATCCTTCGTCTTGA
- a CDS encoding IS256 family transposase gives MTSVHELGTSDLMEILVKDFVKEKLELIMREEIDNFLKVEYEGKRPSRNGTYGRSLETRFGKIENLRVPRDRKDAFQTRVFAPYQRREGWLEEAVIHMYKGGMSTRDIAKFIEGMFGTQYSPTTISNITSTVLEDIEAWQQRPLDKRYSVIYLDGIYIKLKRNTVSSEVIYLAMGINEDGYRQILGFYVGGKESANGWRDVLKDLYRRGAKEVLLGVFDGLPGLEEAFRETYPRADVQHCIVHKVRSTFPKIRVKDKVEFIGDLKTIYTALDRDLALAAFDTVKSKWSKTYPKEIQSWEDQLSTLLTFYKFPKLIRGSIYTSNAIERTNKELRKRFRPMNSLTNMDAAEKIIYLEVTTYNEKWSTRVIRGFGDAETKTELKRMYEERYPSMSEVSAQE, from the coding sequence ATGACTAGTGTACACGAACTTGGCACGTCGGATCTAATGGAAATTCTCGTGAAGGACTTCGTCAAGGAAAAACTTGAGTTGATCATGCGTGAGGAGATCGACAATTTTCTAAAGGTTGAATATGAGGGCAAGCGTCCCAGCCGAAACGGAACCTATGGTCGCTCCCTAGAAACACGGTTTGGAAAAATAGAGAATTTGCGGGTTCCCCGAGACCGTAAGGACGCCTTTCAAACTCGAGTGTTTGCGCCATACCAGCGTCGAGAGGGCTGGTTAGAAGAGGCTGTCATTCACATGTATAAGGGTGGGATGAGTACCCGCGACATCGCAAAATTCATCGAAGGCATGTTTGGCACGCAGTACTCCCCAACGACCATCAGTAACATCACGAGTACCGTCTTGGAAGATATCGAAGCATGGCAGCAACGTCCATTAGATAAACGCTATTCCGTGATTTATTTGGACGGCATCTATATCAAACTTAAGCGCAACACGGTGAGCAGTGAAGTCATCTATCTGGCGATGGGCATCAACGAAGATGGATATCGACAGATCCTCGGCTTCTACGTTGGCGGAAAAGAAAGCGCCAATGGCTGGAGGGATGTGCTCAAGGACCTGTATCGTCGCGGAGCGAAGGAGGTCTTGCTGGGGGTATTTGACGGGTTACCTGGCCTGGAAGAAGCGTTTCGAGAAACGTACCCAAGGGCAGACGTTCAACACTGCATCGTACACAAGGTGCGCAGTACGTTCCCGAAAATTCGAGTCAAGGACAAGGTTGAGTTTATCGGCGACCTCAAAACGATTTATACCGCATTGGATAGGGACTTAGCCTTGGCAGCGTTCGATACGGTCAAGAGCAAGTGGAGTAAAACCTATCCGAAAGAAATTCAATCGTGGGAAGACCAACTTTCAACGCTACTGACGTTTTACAAATTTCCAAAGCTGATTCGCGGGTCCATCTACACATCCAACGCAATCGAGCGGACGAACAAAGAGCTACGCAAGAGGTTTCGACCGATGAACAGCTTAACGAACATGGATGCAGCTGAGAAAATCATCTATCTTGAAGTCACGACTTATAACGAGAAATGGAGCACAAGAGTCATCCGTGGCTTCGGGGATGCGGAAACGAAGACAGAGCTGAAGCGAATGTATGAGGAACGCTACCCAAGCATGTCAGAAGTCTCTGCGCAGGAATAA
- a CDS encoding PTS sugar transporter subunit IIB — protein MNAKAGLFVRVDDRLIHGQVVTTWVKSLGVKTIWVMSDRAANEPIEIILLKSSVPSHLNLEVYTIEQAAHAWRGYHGGPVLLLAEFVQDVVRLCEQGVLLTEINLGGMRYHPGYVALSKAIYVGETEAKSMQELEHRGVLAWIRVVPSDAKIDAYDRLRQRWH, from the coding sequence ATGAATGCAAAAGCAGGCCTGTTTGTGCGGGTGGACGACCGCTTGATTCACGGGCAGGTGGTGACAACTTGGGTCAAGAGTCTCGGTGTAAAGACGATTTGGGTCATGAGTGACAGAGCCGCCAATGAGCCGATTGAAATCATTCTCTTGAAGTCGTCCGTGCCATCTCACCTAAATCTGGAGGTCTACACCATTGAGCAGGCGGCACATGCCTGGAGGGGCTATCATGGAGGCCCTGTCTTGCTCCTCGCCGAGTTTGTTCAGGATGTTGTCAGGCTGTGTGAACAGGGCGTCCTCCTCACTGAAATTAACCTTGGCGGCATGCGCTACCACCCTGGTTACGTCGCGCTGAGCAAGGCAATTTACGTTGGCGAGACCGAGGCCAAGTCGATGCAGGAACTCGAACACAGAGGAGTACTCGCCTGGATACGTGTCGTGCCGAGCGATGCGAAAATTGATGCGTATGACAGGCTCAGGCAAAGGTGGCATTAA